The genomic stretch CATTACAGCCGAGAGATAAGCAAATTCATGCCCAATCCGGACATATGTAATATCTGTCACAAGCTTCTGCACAGGAGCAGTCGCAGAGAATTCCCGATTTAAGACATTAGGGAACAAGGCCGATGGTTTGCGGCCACAAAACGGACGTTTCTTGCGAATAACAGAACGAATCTGAAGTTCTCTCATTAAGCGACGGACCTTCTTGTGATTCACAACGAAGCCTTCTTTTCCTAAAGCAGTACGCATTCGCTTGTAACCGAAATACGGACGAATTCGATGAATGCTCAAGATGTGTGCCTTTAGATCTGCATCACGATTTGCTCGTTTCTCTCGATGAACTAAATTCTTCTTCCATTTATAGTAGCCTGCACGTGATATTTCAGCGATTCTACATAGCCAAACTACGGGAGCCACTTTGCTTATTTCTCGAATGGACTGGCACCGGGCTTCGAAATCCAGCTTCCCTCCCCGTGCAAGTTTGGATTTAGCTTTTTTAGATATTCTACCTGCGCTTTCAGATATGCATTTTCTTCTTCCGCACTACTAAAATGCTTCTTCGCCCAACGTCCCCGGTAATCCTCAAACCCCTCACCATTTTGGCATTTACGAACCCATGTGATAATCTGGCTCTCACTTTTGATTCCAAACTTCTCCATGATTCGACTGTACGTCCACCCTTCTTCTACTCGCAAACGGACAGCCTCTTTCTTCGTTTCTTCACTATATCGATTAAAAGTTTGACCTTTCTTCGCTGACATAACAAAAATCCCCTCCGGTTTTCCAGTGTTTGAGTTCATTGTAACATGTTCTCTTTTTTCACTGTCTACCATGAGGGGATAATACCAAAAGGGCAAACCGGGTATTTTCTTTTTTAATTTGGAAGCTTCCAGCAAACTTGCTGTAGCCGGAGCGCGTACGGCAGCTCACCTTCCGTACCATCATGCACAAATGTCTATTCGTTACGGTAATCAAGAATCAATTCATTATGAAAGTGTTCGTAAACATCAACTTGCAGGTGATGTAGCATTTCAAGGTACGTATAAACCTTTGAACGATGAGGTTGCCCATGCTAATCCCGGTTCACTTATTCATTGGTTAACTGAACGTTACTGCTTGTATACGGTAAGTTCGAGCGGAGAGATCCTAGTTGGTGATATTCATCATTTGCCATGGCCGATTCAAGAAGCGGAACTTCAAATAGATACGAATACGATGACGAATTATCATGGGATTGAGCTGGCCGCTCCTCCTTCAGTAGTGACCTATTCAAAACGACTTGAAGTTTTATTCTGGGCTCTAAAAAAATGCTAATCACGATTAGTTTCACAACATAAGGCTCTGTTTATAACATAAGCAGCTTAATCCATTATCCTTTTTTTAACATTAAAATATAGTTTATACTTTTCACCAATACAAAAACCCTTCAAGCTAACACCCTATTATTAAACAGGGGAGCATTACTTGAAGGGTTTTGATTTGTTACACATTCTAAGAATAGAGTAGTAATTGAAGTGAATTGAAGTGAATTGAAGTGAATCACAATGTCTATTTCGAGTGTCACTTCCAGTAAGTTTTACATAACATAGGATTATGTAAACTCATCTCACCTTTTCTGACTTAATTGTAAACGACACGATCAATAACAAAGCAGAGAAGCCAATTAAGTACGACAGTTCAAGAATGGCACCGTTTAAACCTTTTCCATACAACACCGTTTCCCCTGCTTGTAAAAACCAAGTTGTCGGCACAAAATCGCCGATTCGCTGCATAAAGTCTGGCATGATTTCTCTCGGCCAAAAACATCCACCAAGCATCAGCATCGGGATATTGACTAATGCCGTTAGCGAGCTCACCATCAGTGCACTTTTTGCAAATCTGCTGATTGTAACGCCAATGGCTACGCAAGCAAGAGCAAACGCAAGACAAACTGTCATGACTTCCAGTTGTTGAACCAGTGTTGATCCATAGGATATATCGAATATTTTCGGTAACAAACTGATTAATACGACAACCTGAATCGTTGAAACTAGGAAGCTTGCTATCATATGTTGTGAAAAATAACGAGAGCGTGTCAGCGGTGTTGCGGTGATCCGATCATAAACTCCAGTTAGCTTATCCTCCAGGATTAAGCTTGTGGAGAAGGTAATCAAGAATAGCATACCAAATGCAATATAACCTAGGGACATTACCGCCGTGTTTATGTCTTTTTCAGATTTTTCAGAAGTTCCAGTAGAGAAGCTCTTATATTCTGCAGCGAATGCATTCTTCTTATAAGCTTCCATCCCCTTATAGAAGGCATCTTCATTCCCGTTGGCAGCTGCCGCAATTTGTTTTGCTGAAGATATATAACTCGATACGTATACTTGAACGGGTCTCGCCACATTAGAAGCCTCAAGGGCATAGCTCAGAGCAGATACATCTTTTCCTTCAAGCATCTCCGCAGTGAACCCCGCTGGAAAGGTAAAAGTACTGTCTAATTTTTTGTTTACAATCAAGCCCTTTACATCATCACCAGGAGTCAGTAATGTTACATTGTATTTCTCCTGCATATCCGATATAAGATCCACTATGAATGGGGTTGAATCCTGGTCCAGTATGCCTACATTATATTTTGTATCTTTGGTTACCGTCGAAATCAAAAACATATTTAGCAGGATCGGAAGCACAAGCATAAATAAGATGTTTATTGGTTTCCGAAAGATCCGTTTGATGCTGTTAAATAAGATCGTCATGCTCTCTTCCTCCTTGAAACCACAATGCTGATTACCGCAAATAACAACGTGATAGCCAACATCTGTCCAATGTTTACAAAAGCAGAACCTAGCTCGTCGTTATATACAACGTTGAATATCGCTGATTTTGCATAGTAGCTTGGGGAAATTGCTGCGATAGCTCCAAAATCAATAATAATAAACCCGCCGATAAGAAAAGTGGATATAAGAGTTACAATATTGGCAAGGGTGTCAGCCTTTACGGAATCCTTTAAGATAATGGTCAATAGGCCACCAAGTGTCGTGGTTAATAACGAGAACACAAACACGATCAATACGATGACACCCAAGTTATTTCCCCAATCGACGTCATATACATACTTGGTAAACAGGATAATTACCATGCCCTGTAAGAAGGTAACTAAGGAAAGACCGATCGTTTTACCTAGATACTGTTCGAAAGGTTTAATCGGTGCTAGCTTGAGCCGATCACCCAGTGTACCCAAATAGTCCTCTCCCATTCCTGCAGCGCCATATTCCTGCCCACGCATTAGATACATCAGCAGCATTGCAATCGCATAATATCCCATGGCTGTAGCCGATTTAGAATCAGTTAGAGGTACTTCCTTCAGGCTAGTATCCGAATTCACTTGATCCATTTGCGAATTGCCTGACATGGTGGCGACTACCCCTACGGTATTCAGCCCATTAATCAGACTATCCACGACATTCCGTACCACCGTTGTATCAACACCGGAAGATTTGGCCAGATATACTTCCACTGTTTTACTTGATCCATCGGCTTCCCCTTGGCTTGAGAATCCTTCAGGAATATAGATAAACGCATCTGCCTCTTCCTTATTTAGAAACTCTCGTCCCTCATCAAGAGAAAATACGGGATCGAACTCCGCCAGTGAGCTAATATCTTCCGCACCGGTCATAGAGCTAATGAACATTTCTCCAAGTGGACCAGAATCTTCATTGCTATAAATGACCCTTACTTTTTCCAAAGAGGTAACATTAAATTGGTCTTTAAACGCAGTACCTAATATTAAAATAATTAACAAAAAACTGAGTAATCTAATGAAAATCGGTTTAGGGTCAATCAAGATCCGTTTTGCCGAATAAAAAATTTGAGTGAGTATATTCATCGTTTCATCACCGTCCCGGATTAGTCTCTCAGTTTTTTACCAGTCAACTGCAAGAATACCGTCTCCAGATTCGGTTTTTCCAGTGTCATGGACTTAATTTTAAATTCTTTTCGGATCAGATTTTCCATTATCCCCGTAAGAAACCGTTCCTCTTTTTCCAAGTGAATATCGAGCACTCCATTTATGTTGTTGCAGGCGGTGACACCTTCCAATTCTTTAATCAATGAAATGGCTGCGTCCGTATTCGATGCAAGCTCTAGACTTAAGCGAGTTCCCGTTGAAATGGAATCAATCAGCTCATCTATACTTCCGAGTGCAATCACTTTTCCAAAATCCATAATAGCGACTCGCTCGCAGATGGCCTCGATCTCTTCCATGTAATGTGTAGTATAGATGATGGTCATCCCATTTTGATTCATAATTTTAATCGATTCCAAAATATTATTCCTTGATTGGGGATCTACTCCAACCGTAGGTTCATCCATAAAAAGAATACGCGGCTTATGTACAATCGCACAAGCGATGTTCAGACGTCTTTTCATACCACCCGAAAATGTCTTTGCTATACCTTTTCTTCTGTCCCATAATCCAGTAAACTCAAGTGCTTCCTGTACGGATGTATGCAGCTCTTTGCCTCGAAGACCATATAACTTCCCCCAATATGTTACATTATCAATGGCGCTTAAGGTTTCGAAAAAAGCTAAGTCCTGCGGTACATAGCCAACCGACTGTTTAATTTCTTTTGCATGCTTGGAAAAATCCTTACCAAACATTTTCACTGTTCCATTGTTTATTTTTAACAAGCCCAGCAATGTGTTCATCGTTGTTGATTTGCCTGCGCCGTTGGGTCCGAGCAGTCCAAATATCTCACCTTCCTGGATACTGAGATTAACCCCGTCTACAGCTGTGTAATCTTTGTATCTTTTGACCAGACCCGTTACTTCTATGATCATCTTCATTCCTCCTCAAACATTTGATTATGTGATTAGATATCTGTAGCGATAAACAACAAGCGCGAGTGCCTCATGAATCATTGATGGGGACACTCGCGCACTTACGATTTCCATATGAATTTTTTAAATCCATCATAAGAAATCTAAAAAATTCCGTTTTCGTCTTATATTATGTGGCTATCCTTAAAATCCTTTTTGAATAATTGTTCATGCTGTTGCATTATAACACAAGAATATACAGTAAATAGTACTCAATGTTGATTCACACAAAAAACCTAATCCCCGCACTGTAATACGAAGAAAAGGTGACTTAGTTCCACATGATTTGATACCGTTGCCCGGTAAGAATATATCAAAATCACAATTAAATTTTTCTGAAATTTGATGTATTCAATTTTTTTAAACACCTATTTATCCCACATTTTAATCATTTCTACAATGTCATTAAATGTATTCTCAGCCTCTAAAGTAGAATGTAACTCAATAGCTAAAATTCTAATATTCATCCTAATCGTACACGTCCTTCTGTTTACGGGTACTGTCCATATATTTTCCACTAAAAAAGAAGTCTTTTACTTACGCCCTTTATTCGCTATGTTGCCTCACTCGCTCGGACAGAAATCTGTAATGTTCTATTCTTGTTAGATTTAGATTTATCGCAGTACACTAGGATATATTTCTTGGGTTATAAATAAATAGTAAGGTGTAAGATAATAAATCTTTACATCCGTACTAGTTTAAAATATTTGCTATTTTAAACTTATAGAGAGGTGTATTTGGTGGATATGTTCGAAGTATGTAAGTATGTTTATTATTATCTATTGTGAAATATTCATATAGTGTGTTTTTCATGTCATCGTATAAAAAGAACCCCAAGCCTATTAAATCCATTCTGAGGCTTGGGGTTTAAGGAATAGGGAAGAGTAAAAAAATGACTTATTGTACTATACGATCACTTTAAATAGAAGTCGATTTTCACTTCACTGTACTTTTTTAATTTCGAATACCATGGTTTACTTCTATCTTGACGCTGTATGTAAGAAGTAATTCAGTAAAAACAGGTCTATGTTCATTTGGATCTTCCATAGCAGTCACTTCTTCAATGAATTTATCTATTTCAGCTTCCTCGCTTTTAGGTGTGTATCGATATCTAGCCTGGAAAAGGAAAACCCGAGTAGATCATTACTTACGCTTCTGTAAAATCAGATAAATCAGGACTACTAGTAAAATGAACTACATTCTATTGATAGACATCAACTAACATCCGAGTGCAGTTCATAGCGGGTAATTTTTGTTTTGCGCGTGTCACACACTCATCTGACTAAATCCATAATAAAAACCCCTACGCTTTCGCAAAGAGGTTTATTCATGAAGCGGGTGATGGGAATCGAACCCACGCTATCAGCTTGGAAGGCTGAAGTTCTACCATTGAACTACACCCGCGTATAAATATCGGGATGACACGATTTGAACATGCGACCCCCTGGTCCCAAACCAGGTGCTCTACCAAGCTGAGCTACATCCCGATTTATAAATGCCGGTGAAGGGACTCGAACCCCCACGGTTTCCCTCACGATTTTGAGTCGCGCGCGTCTGCCAATTCCGCCACACCGGCTTGTTAAAAAAAATGGCGCGCCCTGAGAGATTCGAACTCCCGGCCTTTTGATTCGTAGTCAAACGCTCTATCCAGCTGAGCTAAGGGCGCAAAAAATATAAAAGCAGACAACGGAAATCAGCGGCTCTTGCCTTGGCAAGGCAAAAGTCTACCGCTGACCCATGTCCGCAATGAAAGGATGCGCGTGAAGGGACTCGAACCCCCACGTCAAAGACGCTAGATCCTAAGTCTAGTGCGTCTGCCAATTCCGCCACACGCGCATATATCATGGTGAGCCATGAAGGACTCGAACCTTCGACACCCTGATTAAAAGTCAGGTGCTCTACCAACTGAGCTAATGGCTCGTACTAAAAAATGGCTGGGGATATAGGATTTGAACCTATGCATGACGGAGTCAAAGTCCGTTGCCTTACCGCTTGGCTAATCCCCAACAGCGATAAGTTGTACAAGGGCGATCGATGGGACTTGAACCCACGAATGCCGGAGCCACAATCCGGTGCGTTAACCCCTTCGCCACGACCGCCATATATCATTATTCTATACAATTAGAAAATTGGCAGGGGCAGCAGGAATTGAACCCACACCAACGGTTTTGGAGACCGTTGTTCTACCTTTAAACTATGCCCCTAAAAACTGGTGGAGGATGATGGATTCGAACCACCGAACCCGTAAGGGAGCAGATTTACAGTCTGATGCGTTTGGCCACTTCGCTAATCCTCCATATGAAACTGGTGCCGGCGAGAGGACTTGAACCCCCAACCTACTGATTACAAGTCAGTTGCTCTACCAGTTGAGCTACACCGGCTAATTAATACGATTATACCATACACCCCATATTGGGAGCTAGAATAAATTTGATGAATTCACAGGATTTCGTCCTGCTTCAATTGTATGGTGGAGATTGAGGGGATCGAACCCCCGACCCTCTGCTTGTAAGGCAGATGCTCTCCCAGCTGAGCTAAATCTCCATATCAAATGACCCGTAGGGGATTCGAACCCCTGTTACCTCCGTGAAAGGGAGGTGTCTTAACCCCTTGACCAACGGGCCGCTGGCTCCCCGAACAGGACTCGAACCTGTGACAACTCGATTAACAGTCGAGTGCTCTACCAACTGA from Paenibacillus polygoni encodes the following:
- a CDS encoding ABC transporter permease, translated to MNILTQIFYSAKRILIDPKPIFIRLLSFLLIILILGTAFKDQFNVTSLEKVRVIYSNEDSGPLGEMFISSMTGAEDISSLAEFDPVFSLDEGREFLNKEEADAFIYIPEGFSSQGEADGSSKTVEVYLAKSSGVDTTVVRNVVDSLINGLNTVGVVATMSGNSQMDQVNSDTSLKEVPLTDSKSATAMGYYAIAMLLMYLMRGQEYGAAGMGEDYLGTLGDRLKLAPIKPFEQYLGKTIGLSLVTFLQGMVIILFTKYVYDVDWGNNLGVIVLIVFVFSLLTTTLGGLLTIILKDSVKADTLANIVTLISTFLIGGFIIIDFGAIAAISPSYYAKSAIFNVVYNDELGSAFVNIGQMLAITLLFAVISIVVSRRKRA
- a CDS encoding IS3 family transposase (programmed frameshift), whose product is MSAKKGQTFNRYSEETKKEAVRLRVEEGWTYSRIMEKFGIKSESQIITWVRKCQNGEGFEDYRGRWAKKHFSSAEEENAYLKAQVEYPKKAKSKLARGGKLDFEARCQSIREISKVAPVVWLCRIAEISRAGYYKWKKNLVHREKRANRDADLKAHILSIHRIRPYFGYKRMRTALGKEGFVVNHKKVRRLMRELQIRSVIRKKRPFCGRKPSALFPNVLNREFSATAPVQKLVTDITYVRIGHEFAYLSAVMDLYNNEIVAWELSERNDLKLVMDTVQQLKDGPSLLHSDQGFQYTSKSYAKLLEEKQLTGSHSRRGNCYDNACIESFFSHLKTEKLYLEKPNNLEQARSQITEYISFYNKERFQNKLGDLSPIEFREKVAA
- a CDS encoding ABC transporter ATP-binding protein is translated as MIIEVTGLVKRYKDYTAVDGVNLSIQEGEIFGLLGPNGAGKSTTMNTLLGLLKINNGTVKMFGKDFSKHAKEIKQSVGYVPQDLAFFETLSAIDNVTYWGKLYGLRGKELHTSVQEALEFTGLWDRRKGIAKTFSGGMKRRLNIACAIVHKPRILFMDEPTVGVDPQSRNNILESIKIMNQNGMTIIYTTHYMEEIEAICERVAIMDFGKVIALGSIDELIDSISTGTRLSLELASNTDAAISLIKELEGVTACNNINGVLDIHLEKEERFLTGIMENLIRKEFKIKSMTLEKPNLETVFLQLTGKKLRD
- a CDS encoding ABC transporter permease, with amino-acid sequence MTILFNSIKRIFRKPINILFMLVLPILLNMFLISTVTKDTKYNVGILDQDSTPFIVDLISDMQEKYNVTLLTPGDDVKGLIVNKKLDSTFTFPAGFTAEMLEGKDVSALSYALEASNVARPVQVYVSSYISSAKQIAAAANGNEDAFYKGMEAYKKNAFAAEYKSFSTGTSEKSEKDINTAVMSLGYIAFGMLFLITFSTSLILEDKLTGVYDRITATPLTRSRYFSQHMIASFLVSTIQVVVLISLLPKIFDISYGSTLVQQLEVMTVCLAFALACVAIGVTISRFAKSALMVSSLTALVNIPMLMLGGCFWPREIMPDFMQRIGDFVPTTWFLQAGETVLYGKGLNGAILELSYLIGFSALLLIVSFTIKSEKVR